A genomic window from Leptolyngbya sp. BL0902 includes:
- a CDS encoding DUF6825 family protein codes for MLHAFFLGRAVAEVINDRTERLLTDSLSWLGQFDAEQREALRQFTEEVMARAQQAEATYGSGTSSSSANGAASADSSEDLQATIDNLRAEIAQVRVALQQYRSTTA; via the coding sequence GTGCTTCACGCATTTTTTCTAGGCCGAGCCGTTGCGGAGGTGATTAACGACCGCACCGAGCGCTTACTCACTGACTCCCTGAGTTGGCTGGGCCAGTTTGACGCCGAACAGCGGGAAGCCCTGCGGCAGTTCACCGAAGAAGTGATGGCCCGCGCCCAACAGGCCGAAGCCACCTACGGTTCAGGAACCTCCAGTTCTTCCGCAAACGGTGCCGCCTCAGCGGATTCCTCGGAAGACCTCCAGGCCACCATCGACAACCTACGGGCCGAAATTGCCCAGGTGAGGGTGGCGCTTCAGCAGTATCGCAGCACCACCGCCTAA
- a CDS encoding inositol monophosphatase family protein, which yields MSSHPTPRQILATLLPYLKTAGAYAQQIQAKIQAQPDKADKGDNFFASALSDADLSIQTMMEVVLLGLFPQVRFFGEEYEQTYNTKYFRAIDLGEPGDYLITLDPIDGTQFYLDGHSNYQVILGILNADEYEAAIAITPGRDCYYYALRGEGTFKGRLADSLEDCQRITVNNPTPAICLGWQMGDLVPHLSDRYRVFHTKADYSKTQPIPNFNGLLSGDLAGAVLARGQFIDGAALAFMAQEMGHIVTTFTGDPPPPLHACDPYQRPGMIVAANAAIHADLLAALAQLKP from the coding sequence ATGTCCAGCCATCCCACGCCCCGACAGATCCTAGCCACGCTGTTGCCCTACCTCAAAACGGCGGGGGCCTATGCCCAGCAAATTCAGGCCAAAATTCAAGCCCAGCCGGACAAAGCCGACAAGGGAGACAACTTCTTCGCCTCGGCCCTCAGCGATGCGGATTTGTCGATCCAAACCATGATGGAGGTGGTGCTGTTGGGGCTGTTTCCCCAGGTGCGCTTCTTTGGCGAGGAATACGAGCAAACCTACAACACCAAGTATTTTCGGGCCATTGACCTAGGGGAACCGGGGGACTATCTGATCACCCTTGACCCCATCGACGGCACCCAGTTTTATCTGGATGGCCACTCCAACTATCAGGTCATCCTGGGGATTCTTAACGCGGACGAGTACGAAGCCGCCATTGCCATTACCCCCGGACGGGACTGCTACTACTACGCCCTGCGCGGGGAAGGCACCTTTAAGGGTCGCCTAGCCGACAGCCTAGAGGACTGCCAGCGCATCACCGTGAACAACCCCACCCCAGCGATTTGCCTGGGCTGGCAAATGGGCGATTTGGTGCCCCACCTCAGCGACCGCTACCGCGTCTTTCATACCAAGGCTGATTACTCGAAAACCCAGCCCATCCCCAACTTCAACGGCCTGCTCAGCGGCGATTTAGCTGGAGCGGTGCTGGCCAGGGGGCAATTCATCGACGGTGCCGCCCTCGCCTTTATGGCCCAGGAAATGGGGCACATCGTCACCACCTTTACGGGCGATCCGCCGCCGCCCCTCCATGCCTGCGACCCCTACCAGCGCCCCGGCATGATCGTGGCCGCCAATGCCGCCATTCATGCTGACCTACTGGCGGCGTTGGCCCAACTTAAACCCTAA
- a CDS encoding ATP-dependent Clp protease ATP-binding subunit — protein MFEHFTNTAIAVIMKAQEEARRLRHNFVGTEQLLLGLIKEENTISARVLNDFGITLDDARTEVEAIIGRGSGSVPPEIPFTPKVKQVFEQAFQEARKMDAAYIEPEHLLLSLTQNTESVAYRVISNLGVDPGKVRTRVIQELGEVASMPAGRGGRDRDREDNRKKGKILSEFGNDLTALAAQGKIDPVVGRAKEIERVVQILGRRTKNNPILVGEPGVGKTAIAEGLAQRIVNQDVPEALLTKRVISLDMGSMVAGTRFRGDFEERLTQLVEEVRQDPDVVLVIDEIHTLIGAGSLEGGMDAANLLKPALARGEMQCIGATTLDEFRKYIERDAALERRFQPVTISPPSVPETIEILQGIRSRYEQFHQVTITDEAIEAAAKLSDRYISDRHLPDKAIDLIDEAGSQVKLRLAPKYPSKELKQQLRQVNKDLDEAIELQDFGKAKALQTERQELLTQIQAEVPEYAEAAAAVSQTMPAALPVVDEESIANVVAAWTGIPVNRMTETEAVRLIHMEDILHERVVGQHEAVVAAAKAIRRARSGLSSADRPIASLVFAGPTGVGKTELSKALAVALFGSEEAMIRLDMSEYMESHTVSKLIGSPPGFVGYDEGGQLTEAVRRKPYTVILMDEIEKAHPDVFNLLLQVLDDGILSDAKGRTVSFKNTLIILTSNIGSQVIEKGGSSLGFDMATDAANSQYNNIRNLVNEEMKQYFRPELLNRLDEIIVFRQLSRDEVNQIADLMLDQVNKRLADRQMQVTLSDAFREKLAQSGYDQRYGARPMRRAIARLVEDTLAEAILAGTLEEGDKVLLDVDSEGNPVVTPAQQAALVGSNH, from the coding sequence ATGTTTGAACATTTTACGAACACTGCCATTGCGGTCATCATGAAGGCTCAGGAGGAGGCCCGTCGCCTGCGCCACAACTTTGTAGGCACCGAGCAGCTTTTGTTGGGGCTCATTAAGGAAGAGAACACGATTTCGGCCCGTGTGCTGAACGACTTTGGCATCACCCTCGACGATGCCCGCACCGAAGTCGAAGCCATCATTGGTCGGGGCAGCGGCAGCGTACCGCCAGAAATTCCCTTCACCCCCAAGGTCAAGCAGGTCTTTGAGCAAGCCTTTCAGGAGGCCCGCAAGATGGATGCCGCCTACATCGAACCGGAACACCTGCTGCTCAGCCTCACCCAAAACACCGAAAGCGTCGCCTATCGGGTGATCAGCAACCTGGGGGTGGATCCGGGCAAGGTGCGGACACGGGTGATCCAAGAACTGGGCGAAGTGGCCTCCATGCCTGCGGGCCGGGGTGGCCGGGATCGCGACCGGGAGGACAACCGCAAGAAAGGCAAAATTCTCTCGGAATTTGGCAACGACCTCACGGCCCTCGCCGCCCAGGGCAAAATTGACCCCGTGGTGGGTCGGGCCAAGGAAATTGAGCGGGTGGTGCAAATCCTCGGTCGGCGCACCAAAAATAACCCCATCCTGGTGGGTGAACCGGGGGTGGGCAAAACCGCCATCGCCGAAGGATTGGCCCAGCGCATCGTGAACCAAGACGTGCCCGAAGCCCTGCTGACCAAGCGCGTCATTAGCCTCGATATGGGCTCCATGGTGGCCGGAACTCGCTTCCGGGGAGACTTTGAAGAACGCCTCACCCAACTGGTGGAAGAAGTGCGCCAGGATCCCGACGTGGTGCTGGTGATCGACGAAATTCACACCCTGATTGGGGCGGGTTCCCTAGAAGGGGGCATGGACGCCGCCAACCTCCTCAAGCCCGCCCTTGCCCGTGGGGAAATGCAGTGCATCGGGGCCACCACCCTGGACGAGTTCCGCAAATACATCGAGCGGGATGCGGCCCTAGAGCGTCGCTTCCAGCCCGTCACCATCAGCCCGCCCTCGGTGCCCGAAACCATCGAAATCCTCCAGGGCATCCGCAGCCGCTACGAGCAGTTCCACCAAGTCACCATCACCGACGAGGCCATTGAAGCGGCTGCCAAGCTGTCCGACCGCTATATTTCTGACCGTCACCTGCCCGACAAGGCCATCGACCTGATCGATGAAGCGGGCTCCCAGGTGAAGCTGCGGCTGGCCCCCAAATACCCCTCCAAGGAACTGAAGCAGCAACTCCGCCAGGTGAACAAAGACCTAGATGAAGCCATCGAGCTACAGGACTTTGGCAAAGCCAAGGCGCTGCAAACCGAGCGCCAGGAGCTTTTGACCCAAATCCAGGCCGAGGTGCCCGAATACGCCGAAGCCGCCGCCGCCGTGTCCCAGACTATGCCTGCGGCCCTGCCCGTGGTGGATGAGGAAAGCATCGCCAACGTGGTCGCCGCCTGGACGGGCATCCCCGTCAACCGCATGACCGAAACCGAAGCGGTGCGCCTGATCCACATGGAAGACATCCTCCACGAGCGGGTGGTGGGCCAGCACGAAGCGGTGGTTGCCGCCGCCAAGGCCATCCGTCGGGCGCGGTCTGGGCTGTCCAGTGCCGACCGTCCCATCGCCAGCCTGGTGTTTGCGGGGCCAACCGGGGTCGGCAAAACCGAACTCTCCAAAGCCCTCGCCGTGGCCCTGTTTGGCTCCGAAGAGGCGATGATCCGCCTGGATATGTCGGAATACATGGAAAGCCACACGGTCTCCAAGCTGATCGGCTCTCCTCCGGGCTTTGTGGGCTACGACGAAGGGGGCCAACTCACCGAAGCCGTGCGCCGCAAGCCCTACACCGTCATCCTGATGGACGAAATCGAGAAAGCGCACCCCGACGTGTTCAACCTGTTGTTGCAGGTGCTCGATGACGGCATTCTGTCCGACGCCAAGGGCCGCACCGTCAGCTTCAAAAACACCCTGATCATCCTCACCTCCAACATCGGCTCCCAGGTGATCGAAAAGGGCGGCAGCAGCCTCGGTTTCGATATGGCCACCGACGCCGCCAACAGCCAGTACAACAACATCCGCAACCTGGTGAATGAGGAAATGAAGCAGTACTTCCGCCCGGAACTGCTGAACCGCCTCGACGAGATCATCGTCTTCCGCCAGCTCAGCCGCGACGAGGTGAACCAAATCGCCGATCTGATGCTGGATCAGGTGAACAAGCGCCTCGCCGACCGCCAAATGCAGGTGACACTGTCCGATGCTTTCCGGGAAAAACTGGCCCAGTCGGGTTACGACCAGCGCTACGGGGCTCGTCCCATGCGCCGCGCCATCGCCCGCCTAGTGGAAGACACCCTGGCCGAAGCGATCCTGGCTGGAACCCTGGAGGAAGGCGACAAGGTACTGCTGGATGTGGACAGCGAGGGCAACCCCGTGGTCACGCCTGCCCAACAGGCCGCTCTAGTGGGCTCCAATCACTAG
- a CDS encoding DUF948 domain-containing protein, producing the protein MANPLFWLALSLFCVAVSFTAVVLMAVPAMRELSRAANRAEKLLDTLDRELPPTLDALRRTGDEVAELTDELNQGVQSAGRIIGQVDEGLASTRQQVTTLHRGSRSLWVGVQAAWQVWADPRSQRRPKPKKLGHRRSTLAEGRPSSAQGNRPREGARDPMSSENRPKI; encoded by the coding sequence TTGGCTAATCCGCTGTTTTGGCTGGCCCTATCGCTGTTCTGTGTCGCCGTGAGCTTTACGGCGGTGGTGCTGATGGCGGTGCCTGCCATGCGGGAACTGAGCCGCGCCGCCAATCGGGCCGAAAAGCTGCTGGATACCCTCGACCGAGAACTCCCCCCCACCCTGGACGCCCTGCGCCGCACCGGAGACGAGGTGGCGGAATTGACCGATGAACTGAACCAGGGGGTGCAGAGTGCCGGACGGATCATTGGACAGGTGGACGAAGGCTTAGCCTCCACCCGCCAGCAGGTGACAACCCTCCACCGTGGCTCCCGCAGCCTGTGGGTGGGGGTGCAAGCCGCTTGGCAGGTGTGGGCCGATCCCCGTTCCCAACGCCGCCCCAAGCCCAAGAAACTGGGCCACCGACGATCTACGTTGGCCGAGGGGCGTCCCTCAAGCGCCCAGGGCAATCGGCCCAGGGAAGGGGCGAGGGATCCCATGTCTTCAGAAAATCGCCCCAAAATCTGA
- a CDS encoding Nif11-like leader peptide family natural product precursor, whose translation MSKENALSFLQQAAADPELKSQVQGAEQASDLINLGETQGYAFSPDHVREAIPELKAQRSFFGDLVEAILELFSPNHDNYPATGVQPFSGDAPHR comes from the coding sequence ATGTCCAAAGAAAATGCGCTCTCGTTTCTCCAGCAAGCCGCTGCGGATCCTGAACTCAAAAGCCAGGTGCAAGGGGCCGAACAGGCCAGTGATTTAATCAACCTGGGGGAAACCCAGGGCTATGCGTTTTCGCCGGATCATGTGCGTGAAGCCATCCCCGAACTAAAGGCTCAGCGGAGCTTCTTTGGGGATTTGGTCGAGGCCATTCTGGAGCTGTTCAGCCCCAACCACGATAACTATCCCGCCACCGGAGTACAACCCTTCAGTGGCGATGCCCCACACCGCTAG
- a CDS encoding DUF4033 domain-containing protein: MAITEASAITLDEVAQWFAMPSPSTPRLGPTDAVLTEKTVYHDSRLDRLFIWLFRRKMANALGQRDVGQGYAGFVSLSKQIVQGRNAAEQQALVAVVLRSLVPAPVLWLIRTLFSPTRLVCELNAWFATQLFEWLVGPCEVTEVEVTAEDGTRRQQRSGVHIKKCRYLEESQCVGLCVNLCKQPTQRFFTEDFGIPLTMTPNFEDFSCEMVFGQAPPPLETEDAYQQPCLVQRCELAPPEPRPCPKVRV, encoded by the coding sequence TTGGCCATTACCGAGGCATCAGCGATTACCCTAGATGAAGTCGCCCAATGGTTTGCTATGCCATCGCCCTCCACCCCTCGCCTTGGCCCCACGGACGCTGTCCTCACCGAGAAGACGGTTTACCACGATAGCCGCCTAGATCGCCTGTTTATCTGGCTGTTTCGGCGCAAGATGGCCAACGCTCTGGGGCAGCGGGATGTGGGCCAGGGCTATGCCGGGTTTGTGTCGCTTTCTAAGCAAATTGTGCAGGGGCGCAATGCCGCCGAACAGCAGGCTTTGGTGGCGGTGGTGCTGCGTTCCTTGGTGCCAGCTCCGGTGCTGTGGCTGATTCGCACGCTGTTTTCCCCCACCCGACTGGTGTGTGAGCTCAACGCCTGGTTTGCCACCCAGTTGTTTGAATGGCTGGTTGGCCCCTGCGAGGTCACGGAGGTGGAGGTTACGGCAGAGGATGGCACCCGGCGACAGCAGCGCAGCGGCGTCCACATCAAAAAATGCCGCTATCTGGAGGAAAGCCAGTGCGTGGGGTTGTGCGTCAATCTGTGTAAACAACCCACCCAGCGGTTCTTTACCGAGGATTTCGGCATTCCCCTGACCATGACGCCCAATTTTGAAGACTTTAGCTGCGAGATGGTGTTTGGCCAAGCGCCCCCACCCCTAGAAACCGAGGACGCCTATCAACAACCCTGCCTAGTGCAGCGCTGCGAACTGGCCCCGCCAGAGCCGCGCCCCTGCCCCAAAGTTAGGGTTTAA
- a CDS encoding DUF4090 family protein — translation MSQTTGADAVDAAIAQGIDLDGSPIPAAKLDLYNTVMAKEAQRQRSGVINSMRSRIVRIGAKHYSQDDLNQMLEEAEFAPLKPKEIAYFYGS, via the coding sequence ATGTCTCAAACCACCGGAGCTGATGCCGTTGATGCCGCCATTGCCCAGGGCATCGATCTCGATGGTAGCCCCATCCCCGCCGCCAAACTGGATCTCTACAACACCGTGATGGCCAAGGAAGCCCAGCGCCAACGCAGCGGCGTCATCAACTCCATGCGGTCGCGGATCGTGCGGATTGGGGCCAAGCACTACAGCCAAGACGACCTCAACCAAATGCTGGAAGAGGCCGAATTTGCGCCCCTCAAGCCCAAGGAAATCGCCTATTTCTACGGTAGCTAG
- a CDS encoding TPM domain-containing protein, whose amino-acid sequence MRQALNVLLVCVVSLCVWLPMAPAHAYDNPELLPEEETAIIDLAKSLTPRQEEDLNTRISDFETETGWKLRVLTQYDRTPGRAVKDFWGLDDRSVMLVADPRGGNLLNFSVGDAVYDLLPRTFWIELQTRYGNQFFVRENGEDNSIMSALESIETCLRQGGCNVVPGLPQEQWVLTLVTSIVGGVVCGFAAHPRKPGQILAWQWVLIFSPLWGILFLAFGIGPVVTRTSDWLPLSRNIIGFFIGALVAYLTPSFNSPSSTSET is encoded by the coding sequence ATGAGACAAGCTTTAAACGTTCTTTTGGTTTGCGTTGTTAGCCTCTGCGTTTGGTTGCCCATGGCCCCCGCCCATGCCTACGACAACCCAGAGCTACTGCCGGAGGAAGAGACCGCGATTATTGACCTCGCCAAGTCGCTGACCCCCCGCCAAGAGGAAGACCTGAACACTCGTATCTCAGACTTTGAAACGGAAACAGGCTGGAAACTGCGGGTGCTCACCCAGTACGACCGCACCCCTGGCCGTGCCGTAAAAGATTTTTGGGGCTTGGATGACCGCAGCGTGATGCTGGTGGCGGATCCTCGCGGCGGCAACCTGCTGAACTTCAGCGTGGGCGATGCGGTCTATGATCTGCTGCCCCGCACCTTCTGGATTGAACTGCAAACCCGCTACGGCAACCAGTTCTTTGTGCGCGAAAACGGCGAAGACAACTCGATCATGAGCGCCCTGGAATCCATCGAAACCTGCCTGCGTCAGGGCGGCTGTAATGTAGTGCCCGGTCTGCCCCAAGAGCAATGGGTGTTGACCCTGGTGACGTCCATCGTCGGTGGCGTGGTCTGTGGCTTTGCCGCCCATCCCCGCAAGCCCGGTCAAATTTTGGCTTGGCAGTGGGTGCTGATTTTCTCGCCGCTGTGGGGCATTTTGTTCCTCGCCTTTGGCATTGGCCCCGTCGTTACCCGCACCAGCGACTGGCTCCCCCTCAGCCGCAACATCATCGGCTTCTTCATCGGTGCCCTGGTGGCCTACCTCACGCCCTCCTTCAACAGCCCCTCCAGCACTTCGGAAACCTAG
- the psbZ gene encoding photosystem II reaction center protein PsbZ translates to MVILFQLALFALVLMSFVLVVYVPVAYASPQNWDQSKKLILFGSILWGILVVLVGGLNYFVV, encoded by the coding sequence ATGGTCATCCTGTTTCAGCTTGCCCTATTCGCCCTGGTTCTGATGTCCTTCGTGCTGGTGGTGTACGTCCCCGTGGCCTACGCCTCCCCTCAAAACTGGGATCAGTCTAAAAAACTCATTCTGTTCGGCTCGATCCTCTGGGGCATCCTGGTGGTTTTGGTCGGTGGCCTCAACTACTTTGTGGTCTAA
- the ribH gene encoding 6,7-dimethyl-8-ribityllumazine synthase, producing the protein MAVFEGTFAAADSFRFAIVIGRFNDLVTGKLLAGCQDCLKRHGVDPSPEGSQVDYAWVPGSFEIPLVARQLALSGRYDAIICLGAVIRGQTPHFDYVSAEVSKGIAAAGFQTGVPIVFGVLTTDTLQQALERAGIKANHGWDYAMSALEMASLMKQIRRVSGAPGSAGAMLPSHGGTVVEASSTMISDAV; encoded by the coding sequence ATGGCGGTATTTGAAGGCACCTTTGCAGCGGCAGACTCGTTTCGGTTCGCCATTGTGATTGGGCGATTTAACGATCTGGTAACGGGCAAACTGCTAGCGGGGTGCCAAGACTGCCTCAAGCGCCACGGCGTCGATCCCAGCCCCGAAGGCTCCCAGGTCGATTATGCCTGGGTTCCCGGCAGCTTTGAAATTCCCCTCGTCGCCCGTCAGCTTGCCTTAAGCGGACGCTACGACGCCATCATCTGCCTAGGGGCCGTCATTCGGGGCCAAACCCCCCACTTTGACTACGTTTCTGCCGAGGTGTCGAAGGGCATTGCGGCGGCGGGCTTCCAAACCGGGGTGCCCATCGTCTTTGGTGTCCTCACCACCGACACCCTCCAGCAAGCCCTAGAGCGGGCCGGAATCAAGGCCAACCACGGTTGGGATTACGCCATGAGCGCCCTAGAAATGGCCAGCCTGATGAAGCAAATTCGTCGGGTTTCTGGCGCACCGGGATCGGCTGGAGCCATGCTGCCTAGTCATGGGGGCACCGTCGTCGAAGCCAGTTCCACCATGATTTCCGACGCGGTGTAG
- a CDS encoding YtxH domain-containing protein has product MADKQSGGFWGGLLLGTAVGAVTGLLLAPRTGRETRKILKKSADALPELVEDLSTSVHLQADRLSETALVNWEHTLTRLKAAIAAGQAASLKEYEQLTHSAKTATKATAEAEADSPLEDL; this is encoded by the coding sequence ATGGCTGACAAACAATCGGGCGGTTTTTGGGGTGGTTTGCTGCTGGGAACGGCGGTTGGTGCGGTGACGGGGCTGTTGTTGGCTCCTCGGACGGGGCGCGAAACCCGCAAAATTCTGAAAAAGTCCGCCGACGCGCTACCGGAATTGGTGGAAGACCTGTCTACGTCGGTGCATCTTCAGGCGGATCGGCTGTCGGAAACGGCCCTGGTGAACTGGGAGCACACGCTGACCCGGCTGAAGGCCGCCATTGCTGCTGGACAGGCCGCTAGCCTCAAGGAGTATGAACAGTTGACCCACTCGGCGAAGACGGCCACGAAGGCTACCGCTGAGGCCGAGGCGGATTCGCCACTGGAAGACCTCTAA
- a CDS encoding CBS domain-containing protein → MDLVLCHTTADFDTLGAAVGLARLQPGARVVLTGGCHPTVQRFVALHRDEYPLIERRAVNPSQIRSITLVDAQQAHRFGPATEWIDLALARHIPLTIYDHHPATETAVRAEKTVIEAVGSTCALVAEAMQRQGMVPTVAEATVMALGVHVDTGSLLFETATVRDAEALAWLMAQGASVPVIAEFVEPGLTPNLQDLLAAAMEQMVVVNIEGDTLASVLLAVDRYIPGLSGVAERLISLADVDALLFGTHYPGKELGPDGETPLRKLLLIGRAQGRVSLKREQGHDQGPGIGQESGQSLSQDLGQGLGPDLGQGIDWGALLATVGGGGHPTAASATLTTDAPEQVMATVLKQARLQFPKPPTARDLMSSPVRTIRPETTIGEAQRILLRYGHSGLSVVDAADALVGVISRRDLDIALHHGFSHAPVKGYMATNLKTITPETSLSDIEELMVTYDIGRLPVLQDQALVGIVTRTDLLRHLHQVQRMTGSPRPTLGQPQLPPVPPLTDVLAQRLTPNLWTILTQIATAAQDRGWHLYLVGGAVRDVLIQRDDPQVTSGVSLPDLDLVVDGFFQTAQVGAGMVLAEHIKAQFPEVDIQVHGRFQTASLVWRRELDHPLAGLMIDIATARTEFYPYPAANPEVEASSIQQDLYRRDFTINAMALRLTNPGQGQLLDYFGGLIDLHNRQVRVLHPNSFIEDPTRIYRAVRFAVRLGFSLDSQTEGFIHHAIDSGVYAQMQRQVKRVPALQVRLKNELKYILEAHYWPGALELLDHLRALRCIHSDLAMTPTLWHQLRRVSRWLDRFDWTERCSPWQLRLEVLLATLPPAQRRDIAAALQLTETSIRRLAHLDEVETRWLATVIPPLRPSQRYTTFAPVDLATLLLVSARHPRTLGPVIWRYLTQERTVEPLVNGDTLKALGYKPGRQFRPMLDALLAAQLDGEIATMEDAQQFLGQHYPLSPTPPQKGIGQAKVAKT, encoded by the coding sequence ATGGACTTAGTGCTGTGCCACACAACGGCGGATTTTGACACCCTGGGGGCGGCGGTGGGGTTGGCGCGGCTGCAACCGGGGGCGCGGGTGGTGCTGACGGGGGGCTGTCATCCCACGGTTCAGCGGTTTGTGGCCCTGCATCGGGACGAGTATCCGCTGATTGAACGGCGGGCGGTGAACCCCAGCCAAATTCGGTCGATTACGCTGGTAGATGCCCAGCAGGCCCATCGGTTTGGCCCAGCGACGGAGTGGATTGACTTGGCCCTGGCGCGACACATTCCCCTGACGATTTACGACCACCATCCCGCCACGGAGACAGCGGTGCGGGCGGAAAAAACGGTGATTGAAGCGGTGGGATCGACCTGTGCGCTGGTGGCGGAGGCGATGCAGCGGCAGGGCATGGTGCCGACGGTGGCGGAGGCGACGGTGATGGCCCTGGGGGTGCATGTGGATACGGGGTCGCTGCTGTTTGAAACGGCCACGGTGCGGGATGCGGAGGCGTTGGCTTGGCTGATGGCCCAGGGGGCGAGTGTGCCCGTGATTGCGGAGTTTGTGGAACCGGGGCTGACTCCGAATTTGCAGGATTTGCTGGCGGCGGCGATGGAGCAGATGGTCGTTGTCAACATTGAGGGTGATACCTTGGCCTCGGTGCTGCTGGCGGTGGATCGCTATATTCCGGGGCTGTCGGGGGTGGCGGAACGGCTGATTTCCCTGGCGGATGTGGATGCCCTGCTGTTTGGGACGCACTATCCCGGTAAGGAGCTTGGCCCGGATGGGGAAACGCCGCTCCGCAAACTCCTATTAATCGGTCGCGCCCAGGGACGGGTGAGCCTGAAGCGTGAGCAGGGCCATGACCAGGGGCCAGGTATCGGTCAGGAGTCCGGGCAGTCCCTGAGTCAGGATTTGGGACAGGGGTTAGGGCCAGACCTCGGCCAGGGCATTGATTGGGGCGCGTTGCTGGCGACGGTGGGCGGGGGCGGACATCCCACGGCGGCTTCAGCCACGCTGACGACGGATGCGCCGGAACAGGTGATGGCGACGGTGCTGAAGCAGGCCCGCTTGCAGTTCCCTAAACCGCCCACCGCCCGCGATTTGATGTCTTCCCCGGTGCGGACGATTCGGCCCGAAACCACCATTGGCGAGGCCCAGCGCATTTTGCTGCGCTACGGCCATTCGGGGCTGTCGGTGGTGGATGCGGCGGATGCCCTGGTGGGGGTGATTTCGCGGCGGGATTTAGACATTGCCCTGCACCACGGTTTCAGCCATGCCCCGGTGAAGGGTTACATGGCCACCAACCTGAAAACCATTACGCCAGAGACCTCCCTCAGCGACATTGAGGAATTGATGGTGACGTATGATATTGGCCGTTTGCCCGTGTTGCAGGATCAGGCGCTGGTGGGCATCGTCACCCGTACCGATCTATTGCGCCACCTGCATCAAGTCCAACGGATGACGGGATCACCCCGGCCCACCCTTGGTCAACCACAATTGCCCCCGGTGCCGCCCCTTACCGACGTGTTGGCACAACGCCTCACCCCCAATCTGTGGACGATCCTCACCCAAATTGCCACAGCGGCCCAGGATCGGGGCTGGCATCTCTATTTAGTGGGCGGTGCGGTGCGGGATGTGTTGATTCAGCGGGACGATCCGCAAGTTACATCCGGGGTCAGTCTGCCCGATTTAGATTTGGTGGTGGATGGCTTTTTTCAAACCGCCCAGGTGGGGGCTGGCATGGTGCTGGCGGAACACATCAAGGCCCAATTCCCGGAGGTGGATATTCAGGTGCATGGTCGGTTTCAGACGGCCTCCCTAGTGTGGCGTCGGGAGTTGGATCATCCCCTGGCAGGACTGATGATCGACATTGCCACCGCCCGCACCGAGTTCTACCCCTATCCCGCCGCCAACCCCGAAGTGGAGGCCAGTTCCATTCAGCAGGATCTCTATCGCCGCGATTTCACCATCAACGCCATGGCCCTGCGGCTGACGAACCCCGGCCAAGGGCAACTGCTGGATTATTTTGGTGGACTGATTGACCTGCACAATCGCCAGGTGCGGGTGCTGCATCCCAATAGTTTTATCGAAGACCCCACCCGCATTTACCGAGCGGTGCGTTTTGCCGTGCGTCTGGGGTTCAGCCTGGATAGCCAAACCGAGGGGTTTATCCACCACGCCATCGACAGCGGCGTCTATGCCCAGATGCAACGCCAGGTGAAACGGGTGCCCGCCCTGCAAGTGCGCCTGAAAAATGAGTTGAAATACATCCTAGAGGCCCACTACTGGCCAGGAGCCTTGGAACTGCTGGATCACCTACGGGCATTGCGCTGCATCCATAGCGATTTGGCCATGACGCCGACCCTGTGGCACCAGTTGCGCCGAGTCAGTCGTTGGCTAGATCGGTTTGATTGGACGGAACGCTGTAGCCCCTGGCAACTTCGGTTAGAAGTTCTACTAGCGACCCTCCCCCCCGCCCAACGCCGAGACATTGCCGCCGCCCTGCAACTGACGGAAACCAGTATTCGGCGGTTGGCTCACCTCGATGAGGTGGAAACAAGATGGTTGGCCACGGTGATTCCGCCCCTACGCCCCAGCCAGCGATACACCACCTTTGCCCCCGTTGACCTGGCTACTCTGTTACTAGTCAGCGCCCGCCATCCCCGCACCCTTGGCCCGGTGATTTGGCGCTACCTCACCCAAGAACGCACGGTGGAGCCTTTGGTCAACGGCGATACGTTGAAGGCGCTGGGCTATAAACCCGGTCGGCAGTTTCGGCCCATGCTGGATGCCCTGCTGGCGGCTCAGTTGGACGGGGAAATCGCCACGATGGAAGACGCCCAGCAATTCCTCGGCCAACATTATCCACTGTCCCCCACCCCACCCCAGAAGGGCATCGGACAAGCTAAAGTAGCAAAGACTTGA